AGTGAAAGTGTGATCTTGATCACGTTTGAACTGAACATCGTTTATTAGTCCTGAGGcgttttcacctccagctctcatcaggtGGTTAAAATTGATCTcatcactgttaaaaaaatcttttatctgaacatttaatcctgctctggacacaggctgtcctgtgacatGAAAGCTTGTTTGGTGAAGCACTGAAAGGCATCCAAATGCAGAGAAAAGGCTCAGTTCATGGCCTGTAAAAGAACTCCACGGGATTCAGTTAGTATAAGGACACGCAGAACAGCGGCTGTAGGGGCTCATCTGAGTTTTAAAGTCCAGGTTTCATTCATCAGAAGTGCTTGGAGCTCTGATCAGACTCCAGATGAGTGATAATTCTCAGCTATGAACcgctttccctctctctctctctctctctctctctctctctctctctcctcactgggctctgtataaTTAACATAGCTACTGATCCCACATCTGCTGAAATAATCCCAGTGTCAGATCAGAGATCGTATCAATCTTTTGcgattttacagcctaaaagaCAAAACTTGtatatactgagtcatcaactcATATAAATTCATCAACGGTGGACGCTTCATGTGATGACGTCGGTGCATGACGTATCcatgcccaggcctggatgcgtgTAGCAGTGTGAGTGCAAGCCAAAggggggggacaggggagggggtcaaatgggatTCAGCATGGTTAGAATATGGCACGgtacactaaaaaaaaacatgatttctgACTGTCATAGGAATTAGTTGAACAACAAGGAGTCAACATTCCTCCAAAGAAACAACAACTATTCTTGTTCTTTGGTCTTACCTGCGACCACAATACAACTTTACAgatgcatactgccacctactgacCGAACCGTTATGTAAACAAATCACATTGGTTTCATGTAATTcatttgaattcactcaaactTAGAAAGAATCACATTGGTTTTATCTATTTAGAATAACTAAGTAACTGAGTAAAACCAATTTAATTTGTTCATCTAATACCTAGGAcagtcaaaaatcatttttttgagtgtaGGTTGCTTCCAGTCTTGCTGTCAGCCTGTAGACTTTCTCATCCATGTTACCGATACTTTGTTCTGATATGGGGCGTGTCCTGCATCATGCAGTCTAACATCTACTGCTACCTTTTCTGTTAACTGTACTGTAAGGGATGTGCATTCTAAAACCTCAGCCACAGCATTTGTGTCCACACCTATTCTGTGACACCTGTATTTATACAAATATCAAGGATCACATGACAATATACCCGTAGTTAGTGTACGGCCCAAGTCAGCAGTGGTTTCCTTGTCTGTCTGACGACTGCCTCACTGAGCTGCTGAAGGGTAGGATGCTCCCTCAGCCCCATTACTTTTAATACTGTATTCTCTAGTCTGGTAATACTGTCCAAATAGAGGAAGTCAAATACAAAAGATTTTGATTGTAACACAATTTAAGATGAGATTTCACCAGATCTGAGAGCTCTGAACCGACAGGCGGATCTAGGCTTGAACAAATACagtaataaagttaaaaaaacattcactcACATTTCACATCAATAAGGATCCATTTAGACGTCAGTTTTCCCAGTTTGTTGTCTGCTACACAGCTGTACTCTGCAGAGTCAGACGACTGGATGGAGCTGAAGGAAAGCTGTGGTCCTTTATTCGACATTTGAAGGGTCTGATTTCTATTCTTCTTGTACCAGGCGTAAACAGCTGCTgggttagcatcactgctacaggTCAGAGTCACTGAGCTGCCCTCCACTATCTCACCAGGATCCACTGATATTGAGGTCAATTTTGGAGCATCTGAAGAAAATAATAGATACAAGAGGGAATAACATGATTGCAATTATTACATTTTCTTAATAAATATCATGTAGCTGGTAAAATACTAAAACTATGCCCCTCATTTAGCTGTTACATAGTGAATAAGAGCCCTCATGTCCTGTACACACTCAGATCTGTTCATCTTTATAATAACAGCACGTACtgtaaaatgtgagtttttCACAGGTAGTAAAACATGGATaagaataatttttttaacttgttagAGCATTTAAGTCCATTGGATGAAACCCTCTTATCTATTCAGGTAGACACCAGTgtgacacagagacacagagggaaaaCAATGCATTCATAAAGATGTTTGAATCATTTAAcatgaaatcaaaataaaacaggattttGTGGAAAGATTTATGTGGATATGAGGCCTGGCTGGACAAGCTGTTATAATAGTCAGaatacatttgatttaaaaagcactttcataAAAACTCAGTCACTGTTCAATGCAGAACAActtcactgtaaaaaatgaGCTGTTTCACTTACACTTCACATCAACAGTAACAGATCCAGATTGCTGCCCCAGGCTGTTCTTAGCTGTACAGTAATACTCCCCAGAGTCAGAGGCCTTGATGGATCTGAAGTAAAGTCGGTTTCTAGTGCTGAGATGTGGTGAATATGGTGTTTTGTACCAGGCATAAGTGGCTGCTGGGTTAGCATCACTGCTGCAGGTCAGAGTCACTGAGCCGCCCTCCTTAATCTCAGCAGAGGGACTCACTGACACAGAGGGAGGCTTTGGAGCATCTGGAGAGGAAAAATATGTcttaatgtgttttaatgacATGTAAAAATGATTGCATTTTACCACTGAAGATGCAGtaactgctgaaaaaaaagagatataCAGGTTCAAGGACAAAATGAAGAGATTCTGTTTCCCATGAAATCAAACTCTAGACATCTCCATCTCatgggtcagtgtattttctggctgTTCCATTTCCTGTTGGAAACCCTCAGAAGTCAGGAAAAACTCTTGTTATTcagttctttttgtttttgatggaaaatggaaaaaaaaacaaaaaaaacaaacaaacaaacaaacaaaaaaaacaaagacaaaaacaaacaaacaaacagaaaagcaagtcattttccctttttttgtttcttctttctgtgttcagagtcactgAACTTCCCTCCATGATTTTACTGAAGGGACTCGATGACACAGAGGGAAGCCTTGGAGCATCAGGAGACAGGAGCAGTTGGGAGGGTGAACTGCTCCAATGATAAGGACTAGATTCAGACACTATGGAAAACTCCAGTCTGACAAAAGTCACATCTGGATTTCATACTGAGTATCATAAGGatggaataaggtggataggaTCTAAAGGACCTGAGAATTATCTAAGGCTCTAAAGTTGCTaggtttttactgtttactttctGGCTTCCTTTCCTCCACCTGCAAGTTCTTGGTTTAGATTTCTCTTGCTTTACATGTAGACAACTGTCACACTGTGGgttttttgccattaattgTAGATGATCAGAGATCTGTGGCTGTAGATTGTGAGgatgaagcagagagagagatgaaggaatcagagatgaacagaaaagaaaagtaaaactGGACATTAACTGAGTAATGCCTTTAGAATCAAATGTCTCACTCACATTTCACATCCACATGAGTGTACTGAGACATCCTCTCCCCCAGCTCATTCTTTGCTCCACAGCTGTACACAGTAAATCtacctgagtaaattttactcaaattgagtaaaattttttctctgaaaaatataacatttggtcccagtctatttggagtaaaattcacTCTGCTTGCAGAGGAATgatttcagagttgtttttactctaacaagtgtttttatttaactctaaatgatgattttgtactccacaatgaacaaaataaaaacaactcaaaaacatttgatttaaaaagcactttcataAAAACTCAGTCACTGTTCAATGCAGAACAActtcactgtaaaaaatgaGCTGTTTCACTTACACTTCACATCAACAGTAACAGATCCAGATTCCTGCCCCAGGCTGTTCTTAGCTGTACAGTAATACTCCCCAGAGTCAGAGGCCTTGATGGATCTGAAGTAAAGTCTGTTTTTAGTGCTGAGAGGTTGTGAATATGGTGTTTTGTACCAGGCATAAGTGGCTGCTGGGTTAGCATCACTGCTGCAGGTCAGAGTCACTGAGCCGCCCTCCTTAATCTCAGCAGAGGGACTCACTGACACAGAGGGAGGCTTTGGAGCATCTGGAG
This region of Cheilinus undulatus linkage group 2, ASM1832078v1, whole genome shotgun sequence genomic DNA includes:
- the LOC121521950 gene encoding B-cell receptor CD22-like codes for the protein MSQYAHVDVKYAPKPPSVSVSPSAEIKEGGSVTLTCSSDANPAATYAWYKTPYSQPLSTKNRLYFRSIKASDSGEYYCTAKNSLGQESGSVTVDVKYAPKPPSVSVSPSAEIKEGGSVTLTCSSDANPAATYAWYKTPYSPHLSTRNRLYFRSIKASDSGEYYCTAKNSLGQQSGSVTVDVKYAPKLTSISVDPGEIVEGSSVTLTCSSDANPAAVYAWYKKNRNQTLQMSNKGPQLSFSSIQSSDSAEYSCVADNKLGKLTSKWILIDVKYGPKPPSVSASPSAIVEEGQSVTLACSSDANPAANYTWYKQNEDSPKAAGHNYTISNAGSEHSGNYVCSTRNTIGHHNSTIHLTVMAAGAWRVTTSVTVPAILVTIILIFVFIWIIRKRRASKQPSEPGERADNSEQIQPSEQQEELHYASVNFNKNLAEPVYSNIQPTKPNRHKKQQKEDEMVEYAMVKFHGASTVQSAGSQEAAEDPAALYSTVNKPSKTHGQRHF